In Amycolatopsis jiangsuensis, the following proteins share a genomic window:
- a CDS encoding FadR/GntR family transcriptional regulator: MSPAVQRHPLAAQAAAHLLERVRGGEWPLGHKLPGETTLAAELGVGRSTLREAIRELAGKGVLDSRQGAGVFVTALEVAEDRENVLRQASIVSVLEARIAIEAEAAALAAQRRTPADLRAIRRALAARVTGEPVGEAFVHADTKFHRTVLVAAHNDVLIDLFDSFVPRIHQAMTQLLRARPIAAPEEDQAAHRALAEAIADRDPGAAAQWSRSHLSTFKEAFS; the protein is encoded by the coding sequence ATGTCCCCCGCTGTCCAGCGCCATCCGCTGGCCGCGCAGGCCGCCGCGCACCTGCTGGAGCGGGTGCGCGGCGGTGAGTGGCCGCTCGGGCACAAGCTGCCCGGTGAGACGACGCTGGCCGCGGAACTGGGCGTGGGCCGCTCGACGCTGCGGGAGGCGATCCGCGAGCTGGCCGGCAAGGGCGTGTTGGATTCCCGGCAGGGCGCGGGCGTGTTCGTGACCGCGCTCGAGGTGGCCGAAGACCGGGAGAACGTGCTGCGGCAGGCCTCGATCGTCTCGGTGCTCGAAGCGCGGATCGCGATCGAAGCGGAGGCCGCCGCCCTCGCCGCCCAGCGGCGCACGCCCGCCGACCTGCGTGCCATCCGGCGCGCGCTGGCCGCCCGCGTGACCGGCGAACCCGTCGGCGAGGCCTTCGTGCACGCGGACACGAAGTTCCACCGGACGGTCCTCGTCGCGGCCCACAACGACGTGCTGATCGACCTCTTCGACAGCTTCGTACCGCGCATCCACCAGGCCATGACCCAGTTGCTGCGGGCCCGGCCGATCGCCGCGCCGGAGGAGGACCAGGCCGCGCACCGGGCGCTGGCCGAGGCCATCGCGGACCGGGATCCGGGGGCCGCCGCGCAGTGGAGCCGATCCCATCTGAGCACGTTCAAGGAGGCGTTTTCGTGA
- a CDS encoding MFS transporter, translating into MQTQQTTRRPLASIRWLPQVSHGWGFRIIAVAFAVSLAFSTVPTPLYALYQRRDGFPTFLITVIFAAYAVGVMVSLYLAGHVSDWLGRRRVILAATLAEALAAALFLVWPDVAGLLVARLVCGAGIGALTATATAHLSELRALARPDEDPGRAALAATVVNMGGLGIGPLIGGLFAQYATGPLTTTFVVFLGVLLLSALAVALVPETVERPAQRPAYRPQRVSLPSGSRALFAGAAIGVFAAFAITGLFTALAPTLLAQGLHEPGRLLSGVTAFALLGAAALAQLVLSRLSSRTQLRLGYTLMPLGLVVLSTAALLTSLPVFLAGAVLAGAGVGLGFRASVGTVAALADPHARGEVLAALFLAAYAGLVIPVLTVGLALVWVSSPTAFVGFSVVELLLLGFAGRRVLAAR; encoded by the coding sequence GTGCAGACGCAGCAGACCACCCGCCGGCCGCTCGCCTCGATCCGGTGGCTTCCGCAGGTGAGCCACGGCTGGGGGTTCCGGATCATCGCCGTCGCGTTCGCCGTGTCGCTGGCGTTTTCCACGGTGCCCACCCCGCTGTACGCGCTTTACCAGCGGCGGGACGGGTTTCCGACCTTCCTGATCACGGTGATCTTCGCCGCCTACGCGGTCGGCGTGATGGTGAGTCTCTACCTGGCCGGGCACGTGAGCGACTGGCTCGGCCGCCGCCGCGTGATCCTGGCCGCGACACTCGCCGAGGCGCTGGCGGCGGCGCTGTTCCTGGTCTGGCCCGACGTCGCGGGCCTGCTCGTCGCGCGCCTGGTGTGTGGTGCCGGGATCGGTGCGCTCACGGCCACCGCGACCGCGCACCTGTCGGAGCTGCGGGCCCTCGCCCGGCCGGACGAGGACCCCGGCCGCGCCGCGCTGGCTGCGACCGTGGTGAACATGGGCGGCCTCGGCATCGGCCCGCTCATCGGCGGCCTCTTCGCGCAGTACGCGACCGGGCCGCTGACCACCACCTTCGTGGTTTTCCTCGGTGTGCTGCTGCTGTCCGCGCTGGCGGTGGCCCTGGTGCCGGAGACCGTCGAACGGCCCGCGCAACGACCGGCGTACCGGCCGCAGCGGGTGTCGTTGCCCTCCGGTTCGCGGGCGCTGTTCGCCGGAGCCGCGATCGGGGTGTTCGCCGCGTTCGCCATCACCGGGCTCTTCACCGCACTGGCCCCGACGCTGCTTGCCCAGGGCCTGCACGAGCCCGGACGGCTGCTGTCCGGTGTCACCGCGTTCGCCCTGCTCGGCGCCGCCGCGCTCGCGCAGCTGGTCCTTTCGCGGCTGTCTTCCCGGACCCAGCTCCGGCTCGGCTACACGCTGATGCCGCTCGGTCTCGTCGTGCTCTCGACAGCGGCTTTGCTGACGTCGCTGCCGGTGTTCCTCGCCGGGGCGGTCCTGGCCGGCGCCGGGGTGGGGCTCGGGTTCCGCGCGTCGGTCGGCACCGTCGCCGCGCTGGCCGATCCGCACGCCCGCGGCGAAGTCCTCGCGGCGTTGTTCCTGGCCGCCTACGCCGGCTTGGTGATCCCCGTGCTGACCGTGGGGCTGGCGCTGGTGTGGGTGTCCAGCCCGACGGCGTTCGTCGGGTTTTCCGTGGTGGAACTGCTGTTGCTGGGTTTCGCCGGCCGCCGGGTCCTGGCTGCGCGCTGA
- a CDS encoding ABC transporter ATP-binding protein yields the protein MSTAETVLELADVVFRRQGKEILHGVSLTVRAGEHWALLGPNGAGKSTLLGFCGALTHPTTGTVRVLGGTLGRVELQALRRDIGHVDPRHPLRSPLSIEDVVLTGLTGSVDTPPRWHPTAEQAAKAGELIRLLGLGGKAAERWPTLSQGERGRALIARALIGEPRLLLLDEPSTGLDVAAREQLLETVDLLTHSHPGLASILVTHHLEELPETTTHALLVSEGAVVAGGPIDQALTTATVSRAFGHPIRVARHDGRWSARAARRGAQVA from the coding sequence GTGAGCACGGCCGAGACGGTGCTGGAGCTGGCCGATGTGGTCTTCCGCAGGCAGGGCAAGGAAATCCTGCACGGCGTGAGCCTGACCGTACGCGCGGGCGAGCACTGGGCGCTGCTCGGCCCGAACGGCGCGGGCAAGAGCACCCTGCTCGGGTTCTGCGGTGCGCTCACCCACCCCACCACCGGTACCGTGCGGGTGCTCGGCGGCACGCTGGGCCGGGTCGAGCTGCAGGCGCTGCGCCGCGACATCGGCCACGTCGATCCGCGGCACCCGCTGCGGTCCCCGCTGAGCATCGAGGACGTCGTGCTCACCGGTCTCACCGGGAGCGTGGACACCCCGCCCCGCTGGCATCCCACCGCGGAACAGGCCGCGAAGGCGGGCGAACTGATCCGGCTGCTGGGCCTCGGTGGCAAGGCCGCGGAGCGCTGGCCCACGCTGTCCCAGGGCGAACGCGGCCGCGCGCTGATCGCCCGCGCGCTGATCGGCGAGCCCCGGCTGCTGCTGCTCGACGAACCGTCCACCGGACTGGACGTGGCCGCCAGGGAACAGCTGCTGGAGACCGTCGACCTGCTCACGCACAGCCATCCCGGGCTCGCCTCGATCCTGGTCACCCACCACCTCGAAGAGCTGCCGGAGACCACGACGCACGCGCTGCTGGTCTCCGAGGGCGCGGTGGTCGCGGGCGGGCCGATCGACCAGGCACTGACCACCGCCACCGTGAGCCGCGCGTTCGGCCACCCGATCCGGGTCGCCCGCCACGACGGCCGCTGGAGTGCCCGCGCGGCCCGCCGCGGCGCACAGGTCGCCTGA
- the msrA gene encoding peptide-methionine (S)-S-oxide reductase MsrA, with protein sequence MATEKALLAGGCFWGMEELFRHQPGVTATRVGYSGGDVPNATYRNHGTHAESIEVTYDPAGTDFRALLEFFFQVHDPSTKNRQGNDVGASYRSAIFYTTDEQKKIAEDTIADVDASGLWPGKVVTEVTPAGDFWEAEPEHQDYLQRIPNGYTCHFPRPGWKLPKRQDA encoded by the coding sequence ATGGCGACTGAGAAGGCGCTGCTGGCCGGCGGGTGCTTCTGGGGGATGGAAGAGCTTTTCCGTCACCAGCCCGGGGTCACCGCCACCCGCGTCGGCTACAGCGGCGGCGACGTGCCGAACGCGACCTACCGCAACCACGGCACGCACGCCGAAAGCATCGAGGTCACCTACGACCCGGCCGGGACCGACTTCCGCGCCCTGCTGGAGTTCTTCTTCCAGGTGCACGACCCCAGCACGAAGAACCGCCAGGGCAACGACGTCGGCGCCAGCTACCGTTCGGCGATCTTCTACACCACCGACGAGCAGAAGAAGATCGCCGAGGACACCATCGCCGACGTGGACGCCTCCGGTCTCTGGCCGGGCAAGGTCGTCACCGAGGTCACCCCCGCGGGCGACTTCTGGGAGGCCGAACCGGAACACCAGGACTACCTCCAGCGCATTCCGAACGGCTACACCTGCCACTTCCCCCGTCCGGGCTGGAAGCTCCCGAAGCGCCAGGACGCGTGA
- a CDS encoding VC0807 family protein yields MRHALTIDLPSFRNLVTGGGRHLLESTLVPAGLFYLLLTLVSFDSGVIAALCWSVTVLATRLVLRKPVPAVLLLTTALLIARTALGLATGSAFLYFLQPTLQNFVIASLFLVSAPFNKPLLARLAGDFCSFPDTLSGHPGMRRFFQRVSLLWALVFAVNGSVTLLLLAKATVGDFLMVSTAGSYSLVALAIVGSLWWFRRSLRSEGIVLRMGRRPAALPVG; encoded by the coding sequence ATGCGACACGCGCTGACGATCGACCTCCCCTCCTTCCGCAATCTCGTGACGGGCGGGGGCCGGCATCTGCTGGAGTCGACGCTGGTCCCGGCCGGCCTGTTCTACCTCTTGCTGACCCTGGTGAGTTTCGACTCCGGGGTCATCGCCGCGCTGTGCTGGTCGGTCACGGTGCTGGCTACCCGGCTGGTGCTGCGCAAACCGGTTCCCGCCGTGCTGCTGCTCACCACCGCGCTGCTGATCGCCCGCACCGCGCTGGGCCTGGCGACCGGCAGTGCCTTCCTGTACTTCCTGCAACCGACCCTGCAGAACTTCGTGATCGCGAGCCTGTTCCTGGTGTCCGCGCCGTTCAACAAACCGCTGCTCGCACGGCTGGCCGGGGACTTCTGCTCGTTCCCGGACACGCTGTCCGGCCATCCGGGGATGCGGCGGTTCTTCCAGCGGGTCTCGCTGCTGTGGGCGCTCGTGTTCGCGGTGAACGGGTCGGTCACGCTGCTGCTGCTCGCGAAGGCCACGGTCGGCGACTTCCTGATGGTCAGCACCGCCGGCTCGTACAGCCTGGTCGCGCTCGCCATCGTCGGCTCACTCTGGTGGTTCCGGCGCTCCCTGCGCTCGGAGGGCATCGTGCTGCGGATGGGCCGCCGTCCCGCGGCGCTGCCGGTGGGCTGA
- a CDS encoding SDR family NAD(P)-dependent oxidoreductase, with translation MPGFGTALVTGASSGIGAATARLLAAGGTHVVLHGRDRERLDALAAETGGAALPADLAEPSDIAHLAERMLSGPLDLLVHNAGLGWAGPLPELPADRLTRLVAVNLTAPLELTRALLPAMLARGHGRIVFVSSIAGRTGVAGEAVYAATKSGLDAFADSLRFELDGTGVEVGVVVPGVVRTEFFARRGRPYTRSTPRPVSAERVAAAVVRAAEKPGDYYVPRWLRLPVALRGAVPGAYRTLATRFGAGS, from the coding sequence ATGCCCGGGTTCGGCACCGCACTGGTCACCGGCGCGTCGTCCGGGATCGGCGCGGCCACCGCCCGCCTGCTCGCCGCCGGCGGTACGCACGTCGTGCTGCACGGCCGCGACCGTGAACGGCTCGACGCGCTCGCCGCGGAGACCGGCGGTGCCGCGCTGCCCGCGGACCTCGCCGAGCCGTCCGACATCGCGCACTTGGCCGAGCGGATGCTCTCCGGACCGCTCGATCTGCTGGTGCACAACGCCGGGCTGGGCTGGGCGGGGCCGCTGCCCGAACTGCCCGCCGACCGGCTGACGCGGCTCGTCGCGGTGAACCTGACCGCGCCCCTGGAGCTGACCCGTGCTCTGCTGCCGGCGATGCTGGCGCGCGGTCACGGCCGGATCGTGTTCGTGTCCTCGATCGCCGGGCGCACCGGCGTCGCAGGCGAAGCGGTGTACGCGGCCACCAAATCCGGCCTCGACGCCTTCGCCGACAGCCTGCGGTTCGAGCTCGACGGCACCGGGGTCGAGGTCGGTGTGGTGGTGCCCGGCGTGGTCCGCACGGAGTTCTTCGCGCGCCGCGGCCGGCCCTACACCCGCAGCACCCCGCGTCCGGTCAGTGCCGAACGCGTGGCCGCCGCCGTGGTGCGTGCCGCGGAGAAACCCGGCGACTACTACGTGCCGCGGTGGCTGCGCCTGCCGGTGGCGCTGCGGGGCGCGGTGCCCGGCGCGTACCGCACGCTCGCGACGCGCTTCGGGGCCGGAAGCTGA
- a CDS encoding class I SAM-dependent methyltransferase: protein MGAETLSRETAAAWMRRWDAQQERYVADREERFAVLCDVVELAVREVAEPVVLDLGCGPGSLAARLRERLPHAAVYGIDSDPLLLGLARAHYGDAVTWVDADLGGAAWTDSLPETVHAAVSTTALHWLATEELAALYRTLGARTAPGGVLANGDHLGFADRRMNELALAIRDRRATRAGVQDNEEWLPWWDAVLAEPEFAGLALARATRKSTVDTSAHDSHQQNTHHGNGLTVEDHLGLLQAAGFTSAAPMWQSGDDHVLVAVR from the coding sequence ATGGGGGCGGAAACGCTGTCCCGGGAAACGGCGGCTGCGTGGATGCGGCGCTGGGACGCTCAGCAGGAGCGGTACGTCGCGGATCGCGAGGAGCGCTTCGCGGTGCTGTGTGACGTCGTCGAGCTGGCCGTGCGCGAGGTGGCCGAGCCGGTCGTGCTCGACCTCGGCTGTGGCCCCGGATCGCTGGCAGCGCGGCTGCGGGAGCGGTTGCCGCACGCCGCGGTCTACGGAATCGACTCGGATCCGCTGTTGCTCGGACTCGCCCGTGCGCATTACGGGGACGCGGTGACCTGGGTCGACGCCGACCTGGGCGGAGCGGCGTGGACGGATTCACTCCCCGAAACGGTGCACGCCGCGGTGTCGACCACCGCGCTGCACTGGCTGGCCACCGAGGAGCTGGCCGCGCTGTACCGCACCCTGGGGGCGCGGACGGCGCCGGGCGGGGTGCTGGCCAACGGCGACCACCTCGGCTTCGCCGACCGGCGGATGAACGAGCTGGCACTGGCGATCCGGGACCGCCGGGCCACCCGCGCCGGCGTGCAGGACAACGAGGAGTGGCTGCCGTGGTGGGACGCCGTCCTCGCGGAGCCGGAATTCGCCGGCCTCGCACTGGCGCGAGCGACCAGGAAGTCCACAGTGGATACGTCCGCGCACGACAGCCACCAGCAGAACACCCACCACGGCAACGGACTCACCGTCGAAGACCACCTCGGACTGTTGCAGGCCGCGGGGTTCACCAGCGCCGCCCCGATGTGGCAGTCGGGGGACGACCACGTGCTGGTGGCCGTGCGCTGA
- a CDS encoding CGNR zinc finger domain-containing protein, producing the protein MNFDSHTSTVVAAAVLAVNALTPGYARGREYSADDPGAQLSDLTPRSGRTRAREVSTADIEQLREYAVRLREVFAAVDEGRVDDACERINTLLRDTHAAPVLARHDDEPWHLHFHAVDAEWARSWAAPMATGLAFVLGTTDRDRLGVCTAVACDRVFVDVSRNGTRRFCSTACQNRVKAAAFRARQRD; encoded by the coding sequence GTGAACTTCGACAGTCACACCAGTACGGTGGTGGCCGCCGCAGTACTGGCGGTCAACGCACTCACCCCGGGATACGCGCGGGGCCGCGAGTACTCCGCCGACGACCCCGGAGCCCAGCTGAGCGACCTCACGCCCCGCTCCGGCCGCACCCGGGCCCGCGAAGTGTCCACTGCGGACATCGAGCAGCTGCGGGAGTACGCCGTGCGGCTGCGGGAGGTGTTCGCCGCCGTGGACGAGGGGCGGGTCGACGACGCCTGCGAACGGATCAACACGCTGTTGCGCGACACCCACGCCGCCCCCGTGCTCGCGCGGCACGACGACGAACCGTGGCATCTGCACTTCCACGCCGTGGACGCGGAATGGGCCCGCTCGTGGGCCGCGCCGATGGCGACCGGGCTCGCGTTCGTGCTCGGCACCACCGACCGCGACCGGCTCGGCGTGTGCACGGCCGTGGCGTGCGACCGGGTGTTCGTGGACGTCTCCCGCAACGGCACCCGCCGGTTCTGCTCCACCGCCTGCCAGAACCGGGTCAAAGCCGCCGCGTTCCGCGCACGGCAGCGGGACTGA
- a CDS encoding DUF427 domain-containing protein: MSGYPAAITGTGHVEPVPRRVRAVLAGETVVDTVRAKYGWEWPYYPQFFIPVADVRDGVLIDEDHRETRPLGPARRHGLRVHDVHKPGAAWVSDTGDGLAGHVRFDWSALDAWFEEDEQIFVHPRSPYTRVDALRSTRRVRVSLDGVVLAESSSPVLLFETGLPTRYYFNRTEVDFSHLVPTAAVTACPYKGRTSAYWSVRAGGTLHEDLAWSYDHPVPAVAAITGLVAFYNEMVDIEIDGEPLPRPHTHFAR; this comes from the coding sequence GTGAGCGGGTACCCGGCGGCGATCACCGGGACCGGCCACGTCGAGCCGGTCCCGCGGCGGGTGCGTGCCGTCCTCGCCGGCGAGACGGTCGTGGACACCGTGCGGGCGAAGTACGGGTGGGAATGGCCGTACTACCCGCAGTTCTTCATCCCGGTGGCCGACGTCCGCGACGGTGTCCTGATCGACGAGGACCACCGGGAAACCCGGCCGCTCGGTCCCGCCCGCCGGCACGGGCTGCGCGTGCACGACGTGCACAAGCCCGGCGCCGCCTGGGTTTCCGACACCGGCGACGGGCTGGCCGGGCACGTGCGGTTCGACTGGTCCGCACTCGACGCGTGGTTCGAGGAGGACGAGCAGATCTTCGTCCACCCGCGCAGTCCGTACACGCGGGTGGACGCGCTGCGCTCGACCCGCCGCGTGCGGGTGAGCCTCGACGGCGTGGTGCTCGCCGAATCGTCGTCGCCGGTGCTGCTGTTCGAGACCGGGCTGCCCACGCGCTACTACTTCAACCGCACCGAAGTCGACTTCAGCCACCTGGTGCCCACCGCGGCGGTGACGGCCTGCCCGTACAAGGGCCGCACGAGCGCGTACTGGTCGGTGCGCGCCGGCGGCACCCTGCACGAGGATCTGGCCTGGAGCTACGACCACCCGGTCCCGGCCGTCGCCGCGATCACCGGGCTGGTGGCGTTCTACAACGAGATGGTCGACATCGAGATCGACGGCGAACCGCTCCCCCGGCCCCACACGCACTTCGCCCGCTGA
- a CDS encoding MGDG synthase family glycosyltransferase → MERVLIVSADMGEGHNATGRALEGAVRQRWPEATVRWVDALDALGPGFGPLFRRIYVANVETTPWLYEFFYGAIWRMAWFAAASRRFTAAWCGRRLAGPVAEFAPDLVLSTYPMGTAALAWLRRRGRLAAPIGAWVSDFAPHPFWVYGAADLTMVMHDVAVAPALRCSPSAHVGVSAPPVRAEFRPGDRAGARQYLDLPPDAFVALVSCGSLGFGDVEGTVRELLAADPVVLPVVVCGRNEELAERLRALREPRVRVVGWTGEMARYTIASDVVVTNAGGATGLEALACGRPLLMHRPIAAHGRANAALMARAGLALVSDEDGELTTTVRSLLAEPERLKAMAEAAARHCDTATPLARALESLVADPRNPPPQRLRAEDALFLHVATPEVPQQVGAVLLFDPKPDGSPVTRADAEHLVSATPGLRARLLPGTALWRPKWQEDPARTAAGVLSHVEAAPGTDPDLAVTEAMDEFFSVAVTPEHPVRARLVTGLEGGQGALLVALHHAASDGIAVISALVGQTRGKVAVVPPPVRERGRFPRLPGKRPLRQAVTSRRRQAGELVRGVWSLAKAGAAPPVRWEKRIDGPRRHFARVHLAAPDVRAAARRIGVPTTDFVLALVAEALHRELGADAPDRMRVLIPMSIRDTGTFRQLGNHTGAASVDLPTGRMPLPDRVRRTRELLAAQVGRGAPRAGNAVVRVLGILPPWLHHRLARLVYRGTWFSVIASVLPGARSPVLLDGARVRTVYPVLSLAPGVPVAVGVMTWADRFTVCVTVPAGQAARGDRLAAGVTEAFGRL, encoded by the coding sequence GTGGAACGCGTGCTGATCGTCTCCGCGGACATGGGGGAAGGCCACAACGCCACCGGGCGGGCGCTCGAGGGCGCGGTGCGGCAGCGCTGGCCGGAGGCCACGGTGCGCTGGGTCGACGCACTCGACGCGCTCGGCCCCGGCTTCGGGCCGCTGTTCCGCCGGATCTACGTGGCGAACGTCGAGACCACCCCGTGGCTGTACGAGTTCTTCTACGGCGCGATCTGGCGGATGGCCTGGTTCGCCGCGGCCAGCCGCCGGTTCACCGCGGCCTGGTGCGGGCGGCGGCTCGCGGGCCCGGTCGCCGAATTCGCGCCGGACCTGGTGCTCTCGACCTACCCGATGGGCACCGCTGCGCTGGCGTGGCTGCGCCGGCGCGGCCGGCTCGCCGCGCCGATCGGCGCGTGGGTCTCGGATTTCGCGCCGCATCCGTTCTGGGTCTACGGCGCGGCCGATCTGACCATGGTGATGCACGACGTCGCGGTGGCACCGGCGCTGCGCTGCTCGCCCTCGGCGCACGTGGGCGTGTCCGCGCCGCCGGTGCGGGCAGAGTTCCGGCCGGGTGACCGGGCCGGTGCCCGCCAGTACCTGGACCTGCCGCCGGACGCGTTCGTCGCGCTCGTTTCGTGTGGTTCGCTCGGGTTCGGCGACGTCGAGGGGACCGTGCGGGAGCTGCTGGCCGCGGATCCGGTGGTACTGCCGGTGGTGGTCTGCGGGCGGAACGAGGAGCTGGCGGAGCGGTTGCGTGCGCTGCGTGAGCCGAGGGTGCGCGTCGTCGGCTGGACCGGGGAGATGGCGCGCTACACGATCGCGTCCGACGTCGTGGTGACCAACGCGGGCGGGGCGACCGGGCTGGAGGCGCTCGCCTGTGGTCGCCCGCTGCTGATGCACCGCCCGATCGCCGCGCACGGCCGGGCCAACGCCGCTTTGATGGCCCGAGCCGGGCTCGCGCTGGTGAGCGACGAGGACGGCGAGCTGACCACGACGGTCCGCTCCCTGCTGGCCGAACCGGAACGGCTCAAGGCAATGGCCGAGGCCGCGGCCCGGCACTGCGACACAGCGACCCCGCTGGCGCGGGCGCTGGAATCGCTCGTGGCGGACCCGCGCAACCCGCCGCCGCAGCGGCTGCGCGCGGAGGACGCGCTGTTCCTGCACGTTGCGACGCCCGAGGTGCCGCAGCAGGTCGGCGCGGTGCTGCTGTTCGACCCGAAGCCCGACGGCTCCCCGGTGACCCGTGCGGACGCGGAGCACCTGGTCTCGGCCACCCCCGGGCTGCGGGCCCGGCTGCTGCCCGGCACGGCACTGTGGCGACCGAAGTGGCAGGAGGATCCGGCGCGCACCGCGGCGGGCGTGCTCAGCCACGTCGAGGCGGCCCCGGGTACGGACCCGGACCTCGCCGTGACGGAGGCGATGGACGAGTTCTTCTCGGTCGCGGTCACGCCGGAGCACCCGGTCCGCGCCCGGCTGGTGACCGGCCTCGAAGGCGGCCAGGGCGCGCTGCTGGTGGCCCTGCATCACGCGGCCAGCGACGGTATCGCCGTGATCAGCGCACTGGTCGGCCAGACCCGGGGGAAGGTCGCGGTGGTCCCGCCGCCGGTCCGCGAGCGCGGCCGTTTCCCGCGTCTGCCGGGGAAGCGGCCGCTTCGGCAGGCCGTGACGTCGCGGCGCCGGCAGGCCGGGGAGCTGGTGCGCGGCGTGTGGTCTTTGGCCAAGGCCGGCGCCGCTCCGCCGGTGCGGTGGGAGAAGCGGATCGACGGTCCGCGGCGGCATTTCGCGCGGGTGCACCTGGCTGCGCCGGACGTGCGGGCGGCTGCACGGCGGATCGGGGTGCCGACCACGGATTTCGTGCTGGCACTCGTCGCCGAGGCACTGCATCGGGAACTGGGCGCGGACGCACCGGACCGGATGCGCGTGCTGATCCCGATGTCGATCCGGGACACCGGCACGTTCCGGCAGCTCGGCAACCACACCGGCGCCGCGTCGGTGGACCTGCCGACCGGCCGGATGCCGCTGCCGGACCGGGTGCGCCGGACCCGGGAACTGCTGGCGGCGCAGGTCGGCCGGGGTGCGCCACGCGCGGGCAACGCTGTGGTGCGGGTGCTGGGCATCCTGCCCCCGTGGCTGCACCACCGGCTCGCCCGGCTCGTCTACCGCGGCACCTGGTTCAGTGTGATCGCCTCGGTGCTGCCCGGTGCCCGTTCCCCGGTGCTGCTCGACGGAGCCCGCGTGCGCACGGTCTATCCGGTGCTGTCGCTGGCCCCCGGCGTCCCGGTCGCGGTCGGCGTGATGACCTGGGCGGACCGGTTCACCGTGTGTGTCACGGTGCCCGCCGGCCAAGCCGCACGGGGTGACCGGCTGGCGGCCGGGGTCACCGAGGCGTTCGGCAGGCTCTGA
- a CDS encoding DMT family transporter, whose protein sequence is MTAATGMSLFVAVPAAVLGAAGMGLASAAQARATKEVETGKPLDLTLFRRLVGRPLWLIGIAATVLGLVLQLVALAYGPLLLVQPLLVTSLMFAGFASARLERRRPDRVMSFGALLCVAGLAAFLVVARPSGNGDVLVTGAPLLPLGITLAVLTLLGLGIAASSRPGSLRVLGLAVATGVLYGLTAGLMKVVASQFRVGIDEPFRHWTLYIVCVVGPLGFLLSQNTFQQGRFLTPALAVITALDPLVGVAIGLSWMGESANGSPLALFGEALGGLVIVVGIAMLSTRASHLPADPPGQTSDGAETDTAGSGESAEHTEEESPERDPDDGYGLAGSAC, encoded by the coding sequence ATGACTGCTGCCACAGGGATGTCGTTGTTCGTGGCCGTGCCCGCCGCGGTGCTCGGTGCGGCGGGCATGGGGCTCGCGAGCGCCGCCCAGGCGAGGGCGACCAAAGAGGTGGAGACCGGCAAGCCGCTGGACCTGACGCTCTTCCGCCGGCTCGTCGGTCGCCCATTGTGGCTCATCGGCATCGCGGCCACCGTGCTGGGGCTGGTTCTGCAGCTCGTCGCGCTGGCCTACGGGCCGTTGCTGCTGGTCCAGCCGCTGCTGGTGACGTCGCTGATGTTCGCAGGGTTCGCCTCCGCCCGGCTCGAACGGCGCCGTCCGGACCGGGTGATGAGCTTCGGCGCGCTGCTGTGCGTGGCCGGGCTGGCCGCGTTCCTGGTGGTCGCCCGCCCCAGCGGCAACGGCGACGTGCTGGTGACCGGGGCGCCGCTGCTGCCGCTGGGCATCACGCTGGCCGTGCTCACGCTGCTCGGGCTCGGGATCGCCGCCTCCAGCCGTCCGGGTTCGCTGCGGGTGCTCGGCCTCGCGGTCGCCACCGGCGTGCTCTACGGCCTGACCGCCGGGCTGATGAAGGTGGTCGCGAGCCAGTTCCGGGTCGGCATCGACGAGCCGTTCCGGCACTGGACGCTCTACATCGTGTGCGTCGTCGGCCCGCTCGGGTTCCTGCTCAGCCAGAACACCTTCCAGCAGGGCCGGTTCCTCACCCCGGCGCTGGCCGTGATCACCGCGCTCGACCCGCTCGTCGGGGTGGCGATCGGGTTGTCCTGGATGGGGGAGTCGGCCAACGGCTCGCCGCTCGCGTTGTTCGGCGAGGCACTGGGCGGGCTGGTGATCGTGGTCGGCATCGCGATGCTGTCCACCCGCGCCTCGCACCTGCCGGCCGACCCGCCCGGCCAGACCTCCGACGGCGCGGAGACCGACACCGCCGGATCCGGTGAATCCGCTGAACACACCGAAGAGGAAAGCCCGGAGCGGGACCCGGACGACGGGTACGGTCTCGCCGGGTCCGCCTGTTAG